From the genome of Sphingopyxis sp. DBS4:
GCGTCGCGCCGGCATCGGTGACCATCGACGGCAGATGGACCATCAGCCCGCCGAGCGACATCGACACCAGGAAACCCGGAATGAATATCTGCCAGAGACGCCGGTTGCGCAGCGCCTCGCCGATCTCGGCCCCGCGGCCGAGCGCGCGGGGCAGCGCGGCCTGCACGGTTTCGCCGACCGCGCGCGCCCGGCGGCGCAGCAGATCGCGTTCGTCATAGAGGAAGAAGATCGCCAGCGGCAGCACGACGCAGAGCGCCGAGGCCGCGAGCGCCGGATAGACCGCCCGCCATCCCATGGCGCCCATCGTCTGCGCCGCAACGAAGGTGAAGACGATGTTCGCGATCGGCAGCCCGGTCATCGTGATCGCGAGCGCCAAGCCGCGCTGTTTGGCGAAGCGGCCCGCGACCGCCTTGGTCCACACGACCAGGCTCGCAAAGGGCGCCGCCAGCGCGACGAAGACCCAGGCGAGATACCAGGTCCATATCTGCGACGTGGTGAGCGAGACCGCGGCGAGCGCGCTCGCCTTTGCGATCACCCCCGCGATGGCGACCCGGCGCGTCCCGAAACGGTCGAGCAGCGCGCCCACCAGCGGGCTGAGCAGCAGCGCGCCGATGGTGGTGATGGTGAAGCTGACCGAGATCGCCGCCCGCGACCAGCCGAGTTCGGCGGACAGCGAAGGGATGATCAGGCTGAGCGCGACGGTCTGGATCGACGAGGTCGCGGCGCCCGCGATCCCGACGAGCACCACCGGCCAGCCGGCACGCCATTCGGCGAGGTTGGTCCCTTGCATCGTCCTGCTTTCGTGAAAGGCGGTGGGAAGCGCGGCGGTCAGGCGGCGTCGAGTTCGGCGTAGATTTCGTTCGCCGCGCGAAAGGCGTCGAGCGCCGCGGGAATGCCGCAATAGACGGCGCTGTGCAGGATCAGTTCCTTGACCGTCGCGCGGTCGACGCCATTGGTCACCGCGAAGCGCAGGTGCAGCTTGAATTCCTCCAGATGCCCGCCGGCCAGCGTCATCGACAGCGTCAGCAGGCGCCGCGTATCGACGTCCAGCCCCGGCCGGCTCCACACGTCGCCGAAGGCATAGCGCAGGATCAGGCCGCGCAGATCCTCGTCGAGGCCGGGCGGCGGCGGAACGTCGCCCGCGATCTTCTTGCGCATGGCCAAGCCGCGGTCGAACGCCGCGTCGCGCGATTCCTGCATCTGCCTACTCCCAATATCTCGATTCTGCTGCGTGTGCGCCGATCAGTCGCGGAAGTGGTCGGGCATGTCGCCGCCCCACTGCATTGCGGTTTCGGGGCCGCGCTGGTGATAGCCGGTGGGATATTCGTCGTTCAGATAGTCGCTGTCGGTGACGTGCTCGACGCGGAAATCCGAAGGATCGTACCAATAGTCCGACAGCGCGCCGCCGACCGCGTGGCGCAGCACGCCCCAGGCGGGACGATAGCCCTTCGCCGCGAGATGCTGGTGCCCCATATGCACGGCATCGACGTCGATCGTCTCGAAACAGGCGTGCTGCGCCGTGTTCGCCGGCCCCTGAAAGACCGCGATATTATGATGGTCGACATAGTCCTTGCCGCGCGGAAAGCGGATGAAGGCGCCCGCGCGATGCTCGCCGACCATGATGACATCCGACAGATAGGCGCCCAGATTGTCGACATACCAGTCCATCAGGCGACCCGGATCGGGCGTGTTCTGGACGACATGCGCGAGGCGAAGCACCGGCGCGGGGCCGCGCTCGAAGATCGGAAAGCGGCCGCGGCGCTGGACGATATTGCCGGTGTTCAGCGGCACCGGGGGGCGCGGCAGCGCAACGGGCTCGAGCTGCCGGAGGCCGTGAACCAGTTCGATCGCATTGCCGTCGGCGTCCTCGATCGCGATCTGCCGGCCGCCCCAGGGAGTCGCGCCGTCGGTCACGGGAACGTCGAAACGCCGCGCCAGCGCCTCCAGCGCCTCGGCGCTCTCGACCTCGAAACCGAGCCCGCCGAAGCTGCGCGGGCCGCGTTCGGCGACATAGATGAAGGGGCGGCTCTCATAGCCGCGGAAATAGACGCGCCGCTCGTCCTCATGCGACACGAACAGGCCGAAGTCCTCGAAGAAGCGCTTGATCGCCTCCATATCGCCTTCGTGGCGGAACAGGACGTGGTTGACGTTGCGAATCATCTCTCGCTCTCCCTCATCTCGATTGCGCAATCGATAGCATAAACTTTACCGATGGCAACGCCCTTGTTGCGACGCGCGTATTGCGGCTCCTTCCGCCCTCGCCTATGCTGCCTTGGACGAGCTGCACGGCCCCGGGACCAGGCCCGGCCTCCTACATCGGCGGCGGCGGGTTTCGATGGGTGTCCAGACAGCAACCGCGGGGGATGCGAGGCGAATGGTAACAACCAAGGACATTGCAAAAAAACTAGGATTTTCAGTATCTACTGTTGGACGCGCCTTGTCCGGCGATGCGCGGATCAGCGAGCGGACGAAGCACGCCGTGCGCGCCGCGGCAGAGGAGCTCGGCTATGTCGGCAACCTCCCCGCGCGCATGATGCGCGGCGGATCGAGCAACCTGATCGGGCTGATCCTCCCCGATATTCAGAACGACTTCTTCGCCTCGATCGCGCAGGCGCTTTCCGAAAGTTGCGACCGCCAGGGCTATCGGATTGTGCTATCGATAACCGGCGACGACCCCGAAACCGAAGTGCGGCACATCCGCGATTTCGTCGGCGCCCGCGTCGCCGGGATCATCCTGGTGCCGAGCGCCGACCTGAAGCGCGAAAGCATTGCGCTGCTGCGCCAGGTTCCGCATGTGCAACTGCTTCGCTACGCCGGCGGCCCCGACGATCTCTGGTTCGGAATCGACGACAGCGACGCGATGGAGCGGGCGACGAGCCATCTGCTCGACCTCGGGCATCGACGCATCGCCTATGTCGCGGCGTCCGAACGCCTGTCGACCGGACGGCGCCGCCTCGAAGGGGTGCACAACGCCTATCGCAAGCGCGGCATTCCGCCATCGTCGCTCGCAACCTTCCTCGACGCGCCGACCTTGACGTGGGGCGAGCGCGCGGTGCACGAGATGCTGGCCCTGCCCGAGCGTCCGACGGCGATCCTGTCGGGCTCGGCGCATGTGACGATGGGCATCATCGTCGCGCTTCGCAGGGCTCAGATCGCAATCCCGGATCAGATGTCGGTAATCGGTTTCGGCGATCCGAACTGGTGCGAATGGTGGCAGCCGCCGATCACCGTCATCCGCCCGCCGATTCAGTCGCTCGCGGTCAATTGCGCCCTCTGGTTCATGGACCGGCTACGCACGCCCGAGGAAAAGCTGGCCAGATCCTATCACGCGACGAGTTCGTCCGAACTGATCCTGCGCAGTTCCACCGGCACGCCCGCTTCGCGATAAGGCCGCGCGCCGGTCAGGCGATACGGTTGAAACGCTCGAAATCGGGGCGCGGGCTGCGCTCGAAGATGCTCGCGGGATCGCCATAGCCGAGAGTCGAGATGAAATTGCTCTTCACGCTCGGCCGATCGCCGAAAAAGGCGGCGTCGACCGCCGCATTGTCGAACCCCGACATCGGCCCGGTATCGAGCCCCAGCGCGCGCGCCGCGAGGATGAAATAGGCGCCCTGCAGGCTCGAATTGCGGAACGCCGTCGTGCGGGCGAGCTCGTCCTTGCCGACGAACCAGCTCCGAGCGTCGGTGTGCGGCAAAAGCTCGGGAAGATAGTCGTAGAATGCGTTGTCCATCCCGATGATCGCGGTGACCGGTGCCTTGCGGACCTTGTCGGCATTGCCCGGCGAAGCGAGCGTCGCGAGCCGCTCCTTCGCATCCTCCGATACGCACCAGACGATACGCGCCGGCAATCCGTTGGCGCTGGTGGGGCCGAATTTCACGAGATCCCATATCGCGCGAAGTTGTGCCTCCGCGACCGGCCGGTCGAGATATCCGTTGTAGGATCGCGCGGTGCGGAACAGTCGGTCGAGGATGGTGTCGTGAAGCGGTTCGCTCACTGCCGGATCTCCTGTGGCAATAGGGCGGCGGAGGTGCGGCAGCCCCGGCGGCGCGGGGCGCCGGGGTGCATGCGCGCCCACGCCTGGAAACGAGCGGCAGCCCTTGGAACGATCTTCGGCGCCGCGCAAGCCCGCATCTGGAAATCGCGGCGATCCGGCGGCAGGCCCGCTGCCGGGAGTCAGTCGAGAAACGCGAGCGTCGCAAGCCTTTGCATCTGCGCGGTTTCCGCCAATATGGCCTCGCGTTCCATGCCGCTTTCCGCGTGCAGCAATTCGGTGGCGACATAGCCGAACTCGACCAGCATCCGCATACGGAGCCAGATGAGCTCGCGCGGATATCCGGGCAGCATCGGGACATAGATCTCAGTCAGCTTGTCGGTGACATAGCGGTGCGATTCGATCCGGACATGTTCGAGGCGCGGGCTCGAATGGAGCGCGCGCTCGATCCAGATTCCGCCCGGTTCGGCTTCGGTGATCTCGGCGGTTTCGCGCAACAA
Proteins encoded in this window:
- a CDS encoding carboxymuconolactone decarboxylase family protein, which produces MQESRDAAFDRGLAMRKKIAGDVPPPPGLDEDLRGLILRYAFGDVWSRPGLDVDTRRLLTLSMTLAGGHLEEFKLHLRFAVTNGVDRATVKELILHSAVYCGIPAALDAFRAANEIYAELDAA
- a CDS encoding TetR/AcrR family transcriptional regulator, with product MTKSKPKDVPPGKRKRSTREKLLDTAGELLAEFGIDRVTTNLICERAGVTPPALYYYFADKYEVVVALGKRLMDRQNEALERWLDRHLDGGIRAYAENTLELLRETAEITEAEPGGIWIERALHSSPRLEHVRIESHRYVTDKLTEIYVPMLPGYPRELIWLRMRMLVEFGYVATELLHAESGMEREAILAETAQMQRLATLAFLD
- a CDS encoding malonic semialdehyde reductase is translated as MSEPLHDTILDRLFRTARSYNGYLDRPVAEAQLRAIWDLVKFGPTSANGLPARIVWCVSEDAKERLATLASPGNADKVRKAPVTAIIGMDNAFYDYLPELLPHTDARSWFVGKDELARTTAFRNSSLQGAYFILAARALGLDTGPMSGFDNAAVDAAFFGDRPSVKSNFISTLGYGDPASIFERSPRPDFERFNRIA
- a CDS encoding LacI family DNA-binding transcriptional regulator: MVTTKDIAKKLGFSVSTVGRALSGDARISERTKHAVRAAAEELGYVGNLPARMMRGGSSNLIGLILPDIQNDFFASIAQALSESCDRQGYRIVLSITGDDPETEVRHIRDFVGARVAGIILVPSADLKRESIALLRQVPHVQLLRYAGGPDDLWFGIDDSDAMERATSHLLDLGHRRIAYVAASERLSTGRRRLEGVHNAYRKRGIPPSSLATFLDAPTLTWGERAVHEMLALPERPTAILSGSAHVTMGIIVALRRAQIAIPDQMSVIGFGDPNWCEWWQPPITVIRPPIQSLAVNCALWFMDRLRTPEEKLARSYHATSSSELILRSSTGTPASR
- a CDS encoding VOC family protein, encoding MIRNVNHVLFRHEGDMEAIKRFFEDFGLFVSHEDERRVYFRGYESRPFIYVAERGPRSFGGLGFEVESAEALEALARRFDVPVTDGATPWGGRQIAIEDADGNAIELVHGLRQLEPVALPRPPVPLNTGNIVQRRGRFPIFERGPAPVLRLAHVVQNTPDPGRLMDWYVDNLGAYLSDVIMVGEHRAGAFIRFPRGKDYVDHHNIAVFQGPANTAQHACFETIDVDAVHMGHQHLAAKGYRPAWGVLRHAVGGALSDYWYDPSDFRVEHVTDSDYLNDEYPTGYHQRGPETAMQWGGDMPDHFRD
- a CDS encoding MFS transporter, which encodes MQGTNLAEWRAGWPVVLVGIAGAATSSIQTVALSLIIPSLSAELGWSRAAISVSFTITTIGALLLSPLVGALLDRFGTRRVAIAGVIAKASALAAVSLTTSQIWTWYLAWVFVALAAPFASLVVWTKAVAGRFAKQRGLALAITMTGLPIANIVFTFVAAQTMGAMGWRAVYPALAASALCVVLPLAIFFLYDERDLLRRRARAVGETVQAALPRALGRGAEIGEALRNRRLWQIFIPGFLVSMSLGGLMVHLPSMVTDAGATPAEAATVFALAFGPFAFAGRVATGLLLDRLHAPFVAGAAFILPALAALIFYSANGDIAWLIAAGALAGCALGAELEGIAYLVSVYFGQKNYGFLYGIGFGFYSVGFGIGPVIAGHIYDSYGSYERYFVFIASALLIAVPFITLLGRYPDWGSGEERAA